Genomic window (Arachis hypogaea cultivar Tifrunner chromosome 13, arahy.Tifrunner.gnm2.J5K5, whole genome shotgun sequence):
TAAGGGTACACTAAATCGACAATACTAAGTTCATAGTTAATTACAAATTGTTAACCACTATCCTTAATCAAATTATTGCATAAAAAATTCACCATATAGAACCACTTATTTTCAAGCAATTAATATCACATATAATAACATACATAAATAACTGAAATGGATGAAAATCTAACAACTTCAAAACAAAAATGTATTAACAGACAAATGAATTGACACCTTTTGGTTAACTCCAACTAGAtctataaaaaaagatatgagtAATTATTCATTTGTAGCTTTATCAAACTAACCTAATCTTTTATTAGTAGAatattagtttatatatattttagttagaATCATGAACactttaatatttcattattagaATTACCATCGTATTAATCTTTCATGGTAAGAAAATGATAAATTACTCCAATAATAAGCAATTATTATTTCCTTGAGTTACCAAAACTAAACATTTATTAGTGGTACAAAAATGAAATATCACGTTCGTTTTATATATAACAAGCGAAAatgtttgataataaaaaaatttaactaaccaaaatcaaccaaaacttgttctatttaatattcattaattactactacaacaattaataaatataaataagacaagttttaactgttttttttttatttttctgtagcATTATCGATAATAAATTTCACCACCATACAAGAGAAACAAGGTAAAAACTCAGCTGaagtcgacttcatgtgaagttgatacctgaaagctgttatgaaaatttagtcaaatcagtcaaattatttaacggctctcaggtatcaacttcacgtaaagtcgactgtaCCTGAGTTTCCACCGAGAAACAAAGTCTATTACATGTAACAAAGTTATTTCcacaataaataagataaaacaaagtCTTAAAAATCATCAAGACCCTCACAAACATATCTTGATTTTAATCAAAGAGAAAATGGTATGGGATGAAGATGAAGTGGCACTTTCTTGCTAACAGTGATCCCAGACATTTCAGTCATGTCTATGTCTTGCACTAGTTCACCATTTTCATTAGTAGGTAGCTTCCAATCAAACCAATATAAAAGATTAGCAAGAATAATTTCAGTGGAAGCAATTCCAAATGAAATTCCAGGACAACCCCTTCTTCCGGTACCAAATGGCAATAATTGGAAATCTTGTCCTTTATAATCAATTtgtatattttcaaatctttcaggAATGAACTCTTCAGGATTCTCCCATAATTCAGGGTCCCTATGAATTGCCCAAACATTATAATATACAGTTGTTTTTGAAGGAATATCATAACCTTTTACTTTTGCATTTGATGTTGTTTGTCTAGGAACCAAGATAGGAACAGGTGGATGTAACCTAAGACCTTCTTTGATCACACATTTCAAATACTTCATTTCATTTATATCATTTTCATCTACCTTTGATTTGTTACCAACAATTCTCCTTATCTCTTCTTGAACTTTCTTCATGGTATTTGGGTTCCTAAGGAGCTCAGTAAAAATCCATTCCAAATTTGTTGAAGTAGTATCACTCCCTCCAACAAACATGTCCTACaattaataaaatgaaataaattaattatagaaaccataatattagaaaaaaaaaaaacaacagacAGAATTTGTCTTGTTTAATATttattagggtaaagtatattttttgtccctgaaattttataaaagtttcaaaaatatccctaagttttattttgttttaattttgtcccaaaagttttcgatttgcatgaAATATACCCCTAacggttattttttaaaaaaatttaagatcaattcaacaacaatttcataagaacaaccctcaatacaagcaaatcaagcataattttcatgcattattgttagattggtcttaaattttttgaaaatttagccatcGAGGgcatatttgatacaaatcgaaaacttttgggacaaaattgaaacaaaataaaacttagggataattttgaaacttttattaaactttagggacaaaaagtatactttaccctaaaatattgttagaattaataaatattaaataaaataaaattttattatttttggttaatttatttttattaccaaatattTTCATTAAAGAAAATGATGTTATTTGACATTTAAAGTAGTTGTTAGTTAAACACCAcacataatttaaattattgaaggtaataaaaatagatttttaataataaagaataaagtgaaaaatggaacaaaatataaaaagtgttataataatatatactgaTCATACaccaaatatttgattttgacactactgataaaaaaataattgttattaattaattatgtatttaaattatttttaattaataaaataaaaaaatgtattggCTGTTAAAAAAATATCAGTTATCATGACCAACGCGTAAATAATAGATTAACAGCAAATCTAATATggagtttttcttttatttagcttCAACAAATCATTTAGACAATaggtttttataaaatatgtcatAATTACATAAGTGTATTGCATGTTACTTCCTCCAATTTCTAGGTGTACTTACACATCTAGGAGTGTACACATACATGTGCAatgatgtattttttaatttgacaaattaaaaattaatttatcataaaactAAACTTTATTTAACTAAGAGTTTGTTGTATCAACAAATTGTTacatacacaaaataaaatttaaatttttaatatttatttaaataaattaataactaattattagaTCAacctaaatttatttaaaattcaaccaaaaaactttaaaaaataaggGTAACTTAGCTACCACAAAACTATGTTTTTTTTATACATATGCAATGATTTAATACGTTTGCTTACTAGTATTATTAAGGCATTAATTAAAGTCTTAAAAGCGATAGAAACTGCACTAATTATGAATTGTTTTATAAAAAAGTTTAGAGGTCgatacttttattaaaaattagccAACCCTTAATctgtaagaaaaagtgaataatctcataccattagatataatctcacaccattaaaaatacttataatagctaattaataattacaaatcacaaaatctactgaccttctaatttttcttgatttattttcgttttttattttcatttttcataagaaaatctttaaaaaaaattaataattattcacgAGAAGGGAAGAGAAGAACAAACCATTAGCATTGCTTTGAGATCTTCTAGAGTGAGTTCAAATTCAAGCAAACCCTTGTCTTGAAGATGAAGAAGTATATCCACAAAGTCTTTATTATCATCCTCACCATCATTCTTTTTATTGTTCTTATGCTCTTCAATTACCCCATTCAAGAAAGAATCTAATTCTACAAAGGTAGCATTAAATTCAGAAATCAAGCCTCTAACAACATCAATCCAACCCAATGTAGGAAAGAAATCACCAACACAAAATTCAGTGAGTTGCCCCATCACCTTCCTCCCAAGCTCTCCAAAGCTTCCATGTCCACTCCCATCTGGGATATCATACTTTTGTCCAAGAACACATCTTGAAACAATGTTGTTTGATGTAGCAATCATCAACTCACTAAGATTAATCACAAAAGATGACGGCGATTCGTCGTCTCTTGAACACGCTTTACTAATAGTATCAACCAGTTCTACAACTTCTTGATCTCTTATTGGGAGAAAGGATTTAACCCTTTTGAGACTTAGAAGTTCGAGAACACAAACTTTTCTTTTCTGTCTCCATTCTTCGCCGTAGGGCATAAACCCTAGATCTTTACAACCATAAAGAAAGATGTTTGCGGCCGTAGTTTGGGGAcggtttgaaaaaataatatcttgGTTTTTGACGATTTCTTTGGCTATTTTCGCCGACGAAACCACTAGTGTTGGGATTTGCCCTAGCTGAAGGAACATGAGAGGGCCATGCTTGTTGGAGAGTTCTTTGAAAGAACGGTGTGTCAAGGTTCCTAATTGGTGAAGGTTTCCAATGAAAGGTAGCTTtggtggtgatggtggaagaTTAATggatttgtttctttttcttgtgaTGATGAGATTAAGCACAAGAAGGATGCTAATGGTGCCAACTAGAATTGAAAGGTAAAGGGTTGAGTTAAGCTCACATGGCAATTGCTTTAGAACATATGCAATTGGTGCCATTCTTCCTTCACTACTTCTTCCAAAATTTTTTAGGATATCTATGTATTGAAATAACCAATTTGTCACTAGTTAAAGAATAATGTTAAAGggttattagaatttatttttttttagttattggttagcatcaattttaaaaggaaaaatataggGTATTAATATAATACCTATCAACTTAttactaacaataattaattattatattttaaatatatgtataagaaGATACATCTAAGAAATATatataaagacatttttattagacacaattataaaaaagatatttttattagacacatctacaaagacacttctattaaatacaATTATAAACAATAGTTGGTAGAAGTTGGCAAATATACTGTTGGTAATGTAGcgagattaattttaaaaatatgagataaagTATCTTCttgaattattaaactaaaagaattagactaaaaaaattaatgagtTGATGGTTAAgtgatggccaaaaataataaatccaGATAGTCCCCTAACATTTCTCCTAGTTAAATTATTACTTGGATCGGAtatgtgaaataaaaaaaattaattattttgtttgtctctataattttactaatttttttattagatttttattttttttttctttttaattagatctctacactacttttaattttgtaattaggtccttttcgtataaaaaaaaataaaattaataaaatattcttttcaaaaaatatatgattaaagatctaattaaatttttaattatagatacttttaatttgagaaaaaatattttttttaattctaatattttttttatacaggCGAAGATctagttataaaattaaaaaagaagtgTAAGaacctaatttaaaaaaaaatatagtgacataattataaatttagtgaaattatagagactaatataataattaaattataaaaattaagttAGAATAATTGAAGGTGAGTGCGGATTGTCTTTAAAAGTAGAGGTgaatgcggatcggatcggattggattaGATATGGCCAAAATTTTAATCCGATTtgcactaaaatcatcggatccaatatccgcaaattttaagtttggatctgattcgatccaatccgatccgcacatttacggatcggatcggatcggatatcggatatatccgtaaaatacaaaaatatttttaaaagcttatttttattaaaaaatatcaataaaatttattttttctattcttttaaatatgtttactcttaaaataatattaaacatacatttcttaaataataaattaaaataatacaacatatatgataattattagttgaaataaaatataaaaaaatattaatttatttatttctttatttttgcggatacgcaGATATGCGGATCAGATATGCGAATATCTACACAAAATCCATAATTTAATCCGATTAGTTTACAGATctgatctgatccgatccgataaCCTTGTGGATCGGATCCATATCCATAATTTTCAGATCGAATTCGAATAAataccgcggatatgcggattagatccgatccatgaacacctctatttaaaagtttatactaaaaaaacctttaaattaaaacaacatgaaataaactaactaaaggcaataggggtgtccatggatcggatcgtatccgcggtaaatatccgcatccgatcTGAAAATTACAaatacgatccgatccgcaaattgatcggatcggatcgcggatatctgctctacatccACGTATCCGATCCACGAATCTGCAGATCTgcactataataattaaaaactaaataaatatatatatgtttggtattatatttacttgtttgtatgttttagttagtaattattattcatatattgtattattttatttttgttatttagatagagtttgattaaaaatattttaggaataaataagtttaaaagtatgaaagaaatatttttatcaaattcttttacataaaaatatgattaaaaagagaaggtttaattatgcagatatatctgatatccgatccgatccgcaaatgtgcggatcggatcggattggatcgaatcCGACACTAAAAAATGCAGATATCATATCCGATCTGATTCGATAAAAATTGTGCGAATCGAATCAAATTTTTGGCCATatcatccgatccgatccgcgtacACCCCTAAACGCAAGAGCAATTAGGGTGGGAATCAGAATTATGTTTTATATTCCCTCGTGACACTTGGTATGTGTTTTATATTTGGATCATATTTGGTTATCATGACAACGTATATTGGCACTAAGAACTTTATAACCAAAAAGTTGAGAATTTAATCTCTAGtgaacactaaaaataaaaaaataacataagataaataataataaaaaaatctatataaaaattaaataaactcaaaaaaagattatttaaacaaaatattaaaaatataattatttatattatatttttttatcagtttaaacttttttaaaaaactaacatCACCATAAAATTATTGAAGACTGAGAACAACTATATGGCGGAAAAACTTCcccttaatttatatataaatacaaattttagGTTCATTATGTTTTAAAgatataaattaaagcaaaattttgtaccaatgtttaaattatggacaaattaTATAGTCATATAACCGTACAGAAACAATTATAATTATGTTGCGATTGATTTTGAGAATATGACAAGACAAAACATTAAGAAtaagatacaaaaataaaaatataaaattaatatttttatattttattttttaataaattaaaataaattataaaaatttaatttatttttatttttttatctaaaaattaaaaaaaatgaaatataattataaaaaattaataaaaataataaaaaaataaattatatattttttgttaatatttctatatttttttattaaaataaatataaaatatactaacttaatattttttaatatattagtgtagatgatttttttttttttttggacagtgTCAGGCCTACAAAGGgccaaaaaaacaaaaaccagGTGGACCATCCCAGACCCACCCGATCCGGAAACAAATCCATCAGCTCCCTTATGCGCCGATCCTGCTAAGATTGCCAATGACGCCCAAACCCACTCTGCTGCTACCATGGAGAGCATAGGTCAACAATCTCACATTGGTGAGGTATCACTGCAAGACAATATGGCCAAATCACATTGAGAGCTTGGTCATATAGTTGCCTTCCAAGCAATGTCATTATCACAAGTGCATTGCACATGCTTGGTCATGATAGTCCAAAAAAGCAAAAGAgggcttttcttttcttattagcTCCCTGCTGAAACAACATTGCAGCGGCAAGCATGCTAGGGCGGTACATCTGCTATTGTTGAAGCAAGGCCTGTAGCATTaggaattgttgttgttgttgctatcaTCCTCTCCGACGGTGCAGTCCTTGCAGAAACAACCTTGCAACTGCTCCAAATGTTAGTCAAGAGGAGAGCTTCCTCCTAACTGCACCAATCCGAGGAGAGATGCTGTGCTTGTCATCAAAGATCTTGAGCTAGCCAGCAAGAAGGACGTCTTCATCAACACTCCGCAACGTTGAGCAGCACACAATGCAACCACCCTCAGGATGCATGCAGACTCATTGCCTTAGGACAGACAGACTTTGGGCTGAAAAGAGCCTCCTCTAGAAGATCTGGACAACCCAACCTGAAACCTACAGCAGGCTTCAAAGTCATCATTGAGAAACTCCAATCTATTGCCCAACAAGAAATTCACCCTTCCTTTCTTTAAACAACTGCAGATCCAACATGCCTTCCCACACTCTTTTAAGTGCCGCCCCTCCTCCCCTAGGGACACCAAAATAACCCAGatccaaacaaggaaagcatTAGAACAATAAAGTTGCTATTCCACAATCTCCCCATAGTGGAGGTGCCAAAATCCATTTCTAAATTACCCTCGAACTCTCAACCTATAAAGGAAGTAAGTTTTCTCCTGAATTAATTAATTCATAACCAGTTCAAAACAAATTACATGCTCATGATCTGTTTGTCAATTGCAGTGACGTGTACTTCTCTTTTTGCAAAATGGACGTGATGATTTGTGGCTTGCACCTGAGCCAATTCTGATGCAGAGAACCGTTGGCTGTAAGCTTGGCTACTTCATGCGCTAAGGCATTCCCTTCTCTAGGAGCCCAGGTAAACCCACAATTTGAAATATTTCGTGCTAAATccaaaatatcatccaaaataaCTTGAAACTCTGCAATTGTTGCCTTTGATTTTAGAGCTTGGATGAGAATTAAACTGTCAGATTCAAAGATAACTCTTTCCAGTTGAAAGTTCTTTGCTATTATTAGACCTTCCCTAACTGCTAATGCTTCCGCAGCTAAAGGCGAGGTAGCCGCTATTTTAGAGTTAGAGGCTGTGAGAAGGTTACCAACGTGGTCTCTGAAAACAGCTGCTGTTGCACCTCCATGAAGCACTTCAAAGAACGCTGCATCAACATTACACTTAACCCATCCTGGCGGAGGCGGTCTCCAGGTA
Coding sequences:
- the LOC112736309 gene encoding phenylacetaldehyde oxime monooxygenase CYP71AN24 codes for the protein MAPIAYVLKQLPCELNSTLYLSILVGTISILLVLNLIITRKRNKSINLPPSPPKLPFIGNLHQLGTLTHRSFKELSNKHGPLMFLQLGQIPTLVVSSAKIAKEIVKNQDIIFSNRPQTTAANIFLYGCKDLGFMPYGEEWRQKRKVCVLELLSLKRVKSFLPIRDQEVVELVDTISKACSRDDESPSSFVINLSELMIATSNNIVSRCVLGQKYDIPDGSGHGSFGELGRKVMGQLTEFCVGDFFPTLGWIDVVRGLISEFNATFVELDSFLNGVIEEHKNNKKNDGEDDNKDFVDILLHLQDKGLLEFELTLEDLKAMLMDMFVGGSDTTSTNLEWIFTELLRNPNTMKKVQEEIRRIVGNKSKVDENDINEMKYLKCVIKEGLRLHPPVPILVPRQTTSNAKVKGYDIPSKTTVYYNVWAIHRDPELWENPEEFIPERFENIQIDYKGQDFQLLPFGTGRRGCPGISFGIASTEIILANLLYWFDWKLPTNENGELVQDIDMTEMSGITVSKKVPLHLHPIPFSL